In Vespula vulgaris chromosome 10, iyVesVulg1.1, whole genome shotgun sequence, the following are encoded in one genomic region:
- the LOC127067197 gene encoding cubilin gives MSSTNVWFTLLLYFGLAFAWMDERPVLEAQDGNLIISSAKDRNITLKVLGNGYINVNEINLLHVALAAQNATRLMERLRAGYLVQVDNNLARLINLVEGPTGLQRRIAMLEGTGGNSSRSPSRRLPYSTDNLTRNSIRRTNERIRRLEETVREIENKLKENACQSNPCGNGGTCQDLYEGYQCLCPSSWEGPNCMTDVNECARYLGTDLGCQNGATCFNLPGSYRCDCQAGWYGLHCTKKDSVCSRENSQELCGHGICIPKPGVVTGYICLCDQGWETDGRNPACTRDVDECAAKHPPCSVNPPVTCFNAPGTFFCGACPRGYTGNGYYCTDIDECLEDNGGCSTSPRVQCINTMGSRVCGPCPSGYHGDGVSCIYVGPCRINNGGCHPLATCIENPALTSSYVQCRCPAGYQGDGLGPNGCQPATEISNNSCVNHPCVHGTCISTYHGYLCRCDPGYTGTTCNTQIDPCSPNPCKNNGVCIVTAGAVTCNCSTSYTGSRCETQRQTCGGVSRNPIGHLEFPIGGTTYQHGLSCAWVLVTNYSQILNVTFTNFNLEDSTDCKFDFLQIHDGRNAGNHMIGRFCGNALPNKNGNIVSSHNALYFWFHSDSTVAHEGFALHWNTIDPICGGIFEEDYGTITSPGYPGRYPPNRDCYWYISVREGKRVQLHFGQLMLEEHTTCKYDYVEITTTYNNESLGRYCNHSRPGPVIVPGNEVTLYFHSDGSGQDAGFQIHYSTVEGIPGCGGFFTSNVGSIHSPGSLTSYQSNVNCEWKIQLRPGEKIQITWQKFSLEESTSCNFDAVEIYDGDSTNSPLIGRYCGEIMPPTIKSSSNTVVIIFMSDWSFEMEGFALSYEVICGREFTEETGVITSPMYPNAYHAARTCIYEIILPPGKAIVLTILDLDLEGMGNDCYFDSLEIFDGDSDNSTNLATLCGFTSAETFYSTYNYMYLKFTSDNSIQGRGFKLNYTSIDRRCGGLYRSPNGIIQSPGEDSNYDNNEECTWIIQAPPGYVIQLTWLSFNLEYQIRCRNDYVSVYENISKSEDSHLGTYCGNNKPPILTSQDRTMVIFFETDSSITLNGFMATYIFVDVSKVCGGYYVQQSGVIRSPNYPGNYPHSRECVWVLEAPNRQRVTLTVDTFELESHENCLFDYLEIRNGGYENSPLIGRYCGTDIPKQIISQTNQLYIKFVSDNSLMEAGFSIDWDNTAEGCGGTLSSARGDIISPNYPQAYSRNAECVWRIAVSAGSTVELTIIDLDLEDHIKCRYDYVEISEGTSRTRNVERYCHTHPSIINTKSNIVTIRFRSDFTISAHGFHIKYETVCHNTVQGFWGVIESPNFPDKYEHSRNCSWIINAPIGNKINLTFSHFNLEGTGENDSCHYDYLEIKQGSNNVSNSELGKFCGSDNLPPKIHSSEHQVFINFFTDDYVNSNGFRLEWVVDGCGKHLTRPSDIFTSPGYPIPYSRSIRCEWLIEVDYMHSIEITMHDVDIESQEICLDKSVIIYGGEDESAPKLVTLCHSNKPVIYTSSGNKMFVTFEGNPYYSSRGFKASYRSVPLRCGGRFTMNTGVIHTTNYPLNYPHNQNCEWLLQVDKNHVVNVTFEDFDIEDSRNCSDDYVKIFDGPSKDDYLLGTHCRNQLPPSYVSTGNEMLIVMRSDSIISAKGFKATYKAACGARIIVKDQGFLAESSSNILNCTWILVAENPADHVTVTFTHMDLNLVQLGIMTPQENQCFVDYLQVIEGEDMDGPVLGKWCSNKIPPPITSTGNALTIHLYVKYGYNDFSAIYSVLNSACGGNYTSERGTIASPGYPNPYPLNSECVWILNTSPGNKISITFSEFNIQQSENCDLDYLEIREESGIGKLIGVFCGQEIDSITSSSKLWIKFKSDTESGAKGFLADYSFLPGNELSGTIGRITSPLYPLLYKTVGTYSWRITVEVGYVIRLELKEIFLENFDMRCHNSLKIYDGYNNEASILLEQCSRVAPPPFETSSNMVYIVMNIFYSGFGNKFDLNWLQIPKSFVDEQKMKEIKLSKCSKEVALTNEGNSSYMFWSPGWPHGYEENLECTWIFTSPPGTHLVLRIISMNLEETVDCIDDYVAVYSGYAMTSTENSVLEKRLCLSNETWNKIKTKNIMTVKFVSDTYFNKTGFKAQVYRECGGDLTGPNGVIEINNKTIISGLSIWRFSCEWIVTVKPGKTIQVKIHDLSTLETQNNTCGHNYIMLKNGGDASSPLLGTGKYCSDIAPAPLETIGNKLYVRAVGRAKSLMFKLAYKEMSMDCGGEFILSNEQNDLEITTPNYPNIPHPHSECIWKIMAANGERISIHFIERFDLSFTTNCEKEYVEIRDGGTDSSQSLGRFCKDTAPSTITTKGNMMYIHFYTDVLEPKNGFKAVITSGDMCGGILRGTHGVLTSPDYPHSYPKKEVCGWWIIGPQDHTLKIQFRDLHLPTRRNCKTADYVEISEQTPTNKSVIEVLGTYCGTQLPNVIETTLNEAFVTFHSDDRDYISFRGFSLNFTSNQEVCGGELTALSGIIKSPGYPNVITRSRYCDWRIKLPLGYQVVVDIIDLGAVDKSFRNSYTLSFYNDFQFKTKFKTLLDNTDLSQITSSSNTLMINYWAPIGYRGFKLRYSAAVPAPCGGVLTNIQGEIKAPPAPYNMSAYLCVWLIKPPENLIDYANYTGLTLTLRVTGIISECYSYTSIAIKDIGKICGNITKPKYLRSPLIENELKILNSSSSNTKGLQFNVTYQWQPCGGILQGPSHTITTPKNISYPINCAWQVKYANIGEMINLSFTKFDLVSNCEIAYITVRNGGPMSPKVGTFCGNILPDDILSSSNQLWIEYYASAAPNEFEIKLQLANHGCGGTLRDFSREIASPEFPKQYPNNAECTWEIMAENGYHIGLSFVNRFNLESSINCEKDYIQIFDWKPKHNNIYGNWTELGKVCGRDTPQPFTSTTNRMKVIFRSNEAIRADGFRAIWNENCGGVFTVTKERKTIISPGYPNYYQPNLNCNYTLITDTNEDIIVQFLEFEIEHICRFDNLTIISQEYPFMPSEKATWCGNDMPPLQRSASRMEIIFKTDVYIQRNGFVFAYFINNCGGLITEPTEIKPLMYKDNYFDNINCTWVIKAPKDKSIVLRFEKFVTESIESCHYDYIAVYESELIDSDKLMGKVCGNLTQTLPVFKTDSNNMVVSFVSDRSSNYGGFIGKIFFGNSPAAGCGGTLNLSSVASVSFRTQKGATYQSFEDCHWTILTTAGKNIRLTLNSMDIRTNPRNDTVTEDCPNDYLEIHDGAGQFAELLGKYCGNVPPPVIITSSNKMWIRFFTDGTVEGGGAIGTLEAIDSPCGLTYRKVNTTKAYITSPGYPNSYEPGIRCSWIVENSNEYNDIMFIRLLEFNMTNSKNCDDEYLAISDSENRKYIDHGFGENMIFSGMHSYAINIEMGSNYAYSSYKFCGEEKPFEFYSTSKEFLIHFKTTSRRKGFKLEYGLSNCNRNYTADETQGRIVHGESENCWVTITTLPNRTISLYFNNFRIYDEEQCTSSALQIREGDFSGNVLAILCGFETPSPIFSTGNKLSLHSWSSGNSNYMSYDITYVTTDAGRGCGGKIFNYGGTFTSPLYPDIYRNNTVCVWDVSVPRGFKIFLKFTVFDIGTKKTCERNNVKIYDFINGGERLLRNTYCGGDDPARFEAEENRILVEYTSTMNNIGTGWVAVFMSQSITHPMEIRDW, from the exons ATGTCTTCAACGAATGTTTGGTTCACTCTATTGCTTTATTTTGGATTGGCTTTTGCGTGGATGGACGAAAg GCCAGTTCTCGAGGCACAAGAtggtaatttaattatatccaGCGCAAAGGATAGAAATATCACTCTTAAAGTATTAGGGAACGGTTACATCAacgttaatgaaattaatttacttcACGTCGCCTTGGCT GCTCAAAATGCGACACGTCTGATGGAAAGATTGAGAGCTGGGTATCTCGTTCAAGTGGATAATAATCTCGCAAGGCTAATCAATCTCGTTGAAGGTCCTACGGGTTTGCAAAGAAGGATTGCTATGTTGGAAGGAACGGGAGGAAATAGCTCGCGTTCGCCCAGTAGGCGATTG CCTTATTCGACCGACAACTTAACGAGAAATAGTATACGCCGTACTAACGAAAGA ATACGAAGATTGGAAGAGACGGtgagagagatcgaaaataAGCTGAAAGAGAATGCTTGTCAAAGTAATCCTTGCGGAAATGGCGGTACCTGTCAAGATCTTTACGAGGGATATCAATGCCTATGCCCTTCTAGTTGGGAG GGACCTAATTGCATGACGGACGTAAACGAGTGTGCTAGATACCTTGGCACAGATCTCGGATGCCAAAACGGAGCAACCTGTTTCAATTTGCCTGGATCTTATCG ATGTGATTGCCAAGCTGGCTGGTACGGACTACATTGCACAAAAAAGGACTCCGTCTGCAGCAGGGAAAACTCTCAAGAACTTTGTGGACACGGTATATGTATTCCTAAACCCGGAGTCGTCACTGGTTACATTTGTCTCTGTGATCAA GGATGGGAAACCGATGGCAGGAATCCAGCTTGTACGAGGGACGTAGACGAATGTGCGGCGAAACATCCACCGTGTTCAGTAAACCCTCCAGTCACCTGTTTCAATGCACCCGGTACATTTTTCTGCGGTGCCTGTCCTCGAGGTTATACCGGAAATGGTTATTACTGTACTGACATCGACGAATGTTTGGAAGATAATGGTGGTTGCAGTACCTCGCCTCGAGTACAATGTATTAACACAATG GGATCAAGGGTCTGCGGTCCGTGTCCTTCAGGATATCATGGCGATGGAGTTTCCTGCATCTATGTTGGTCCTTGTAGGATTAATAACGGTGGTTGTCACCCGTTAGCAACCTGCATCGAAAATCCTGCGCTTACCAGCTCTTATGTACAGTGTCGCTGTCCAGCAGGATACCAAGGCGACGGACTTGGTCCAAACGGTTGTCAACCTGCAActgaaatatcgaataattcatGCGTCAATCATCCTTGCGTTCACGGCACGTGCATTTCTACTTATCACGGATATCTCTGTAGATGCGATCCTGGATACACag GAACAACGTGCAATACTCAAATCGATCCCTGCTCGCCTAATCCTTGCAAGAACAATGGAGTCTGCATTGTTACCGCTGGAGCAGTGACCTGCAATTGTTCTACCTCTTATACAGGCAGTAGATGCGAGACGCAACGACAAACTTGCGGTGGTGTATCTCGAAATCCTATCGGCCACTTAGAGTTTCCTATTGGTGGGACCACTTACCAACATGGACTCAGTTGTGCCTGGGTTTTGGTGACCAATTATTCTCAAATCTTGAACGTCACTTTCACGAATTTTAACTTGGAAGATTCTACCGATTGTAAATTTGACTTTCTTCAg aTACACGATGGTAGAAATGCTGGTAATCATATGATAGGGAGATTTTGTGGTAACGCTTTACCcaataaaaatggaaacatTGTTTCATCTCACAACGCATTATATTTCTGGTTTCATTCGGACAGCACTGTAGCACACGAAGGCTTTGCTTTACATTGGAATACGATCGACCCGATCTGTGGTGGAATTTTTGAAGAGGATTATGGTACAATAACGTCACCTGGTTATCCGGGAAGATATCCTCCCAACAGAGATTGTTATTGGTATATTTCTgtaagagagggaaaaagagtaCAATTACATTTCGGACAACTGATGCTCGAAGAACATACTACATGCAAATACGATTATGTCGAA ATTACTACAACATACAATAATGAATCTCTAGGTCGTTATTGCAATCATAGTCGACCCGGACCTGTTATTGTACCTGGAAACGAAGTTACACTTTACTTCCACTCAGATGGCTCAGGTCAAGATGCTGGTTTCCAAATTCATTATTCAACAGTGGAAG GTATACCTGGTTGCGGTGGTTTTTTTACTTCGAATGTTGGCTCGATCCATTCCCCTGGTTCTTTGACGTCCTATCAATCAAATGTAAATTGCGAGTGGAAAATACAATTACGACCTGGCGAGAAAATACAGATCACTTGGCAAAAGTTTAGTCTTGAAGAATCTACCAGTTGTAATTTTGATGCGGTCGAG atttatgATGGAGATAGTACAAATTCGCCATTGATCGGTAGATATTGCGGCGAGATCATGCCGCCGACTATTAAATCGAGCTCCAACACCgtagtaataattttcatgaGTGATTGGTCCTTCGAAATGGAAGGCTTTGCCTTATCTTACGAAGTCATATGCGGCAGAGAATTTACCGAAGAAACTGGTGTCATTACCTCTCCCATGTATCCAAATGCTTATCATGCTGCGAGAACTTGCATCTACGAAATTATCTTACCACCAGGCAAAGCCATAGTTCTCACTATCCTCGATCTGGATTTGGAAGGAATGGGCAATGATTGTTATTTCGACTCTCTCGAAATTTTCGACGGCGATAGCGATAATTCTACTAATCTCGCTACTCTCTGTGGCTTCACATCGGCCGAAACATTTTATTCAACGTACAATTACATGTATCTCAAATTTACGAGCGATAATAGCATTCAAGGTCGAGGTTTTAAACTTAATTACACTTCCATAGATCGCA gaTGTGGAGGATTGTACAGAAGTCCTAACGGAATAATTCAATCACCTGGCGAAGACAGTAATTATGACAATAACGAAGAGTGTACTTGGATAATTCAGGCACCTCCAGGATACGTCATCCAACTTACTTGGTTATCGTTTAATCTCGAATATCAAATACGTTGTAGAAACGATTACGTTAgcgtttatgaaaatatttcgaaatcggAAGATAGTCATTTGGGAAC ttATTGTGGCAATAATAAACCACCTATACTCACTTCTCAAGACCGAACGATGGTGATATTCTTTGAGACCGATTCGAGTATCACACTAAACGGATTTATGGCTACGTACATCTTTGTCGATGTTTCCAAAGTTTGCGGTGGTTACTACGTACAGCAAAGTGGCGTTATCCGATCTCCCAACTATCCAGGAAACTATCCACATTCGAGGGAATGCGTATGGGTCCTCGAAGCACCCAATAGACAAAGAGTTACCCTTACAGTCGATACCTTCGAGCTTGAAAGTCATGAAAACTGCTTATTCGATTATTTGGAGATAAG AAATGGTGGTTACGAAAATTCACCTTTGATCGGACGATACTGTGGCACTGATATACCAAAACAAATTATCAGTCAAACGaatcaattatatatcaaattcgTCTCTGATAATTCACTTATGGAAGCAGGTTTCAGCATCGATTGGGATAACACAGCGGAGG GATGCGGTGGAACATTAAGTTCCGCCAGAGGCGATATTATATCACCAAATTATCCACAGGCATATAGCAGAAATGCCGAATGCGTCTGGAGAATTGCCGTTTCCGCAGGCAGTACAGTGGAGCTTACTATAATTGATCTCGATTTGGAAGATCATATAAAATGTAGATACGATTATGTGGAGATATCCGAAGGCACCTCTCGTACACGAAATGTAGAACGATATTGTCATACTCATCCatcgattataaatacaaaatcgAACATAGTGACCATTCGTTTCCGTAGCGACTTTACCATATCCGCTCATGGTTTccatattaaatatgaaaccG taTGTCACAACACGGTACAAGGTTTCTGGGGCGTCATAGAATCACCTAACTTCCCAGACAAATACGAACACTCGAGAAACTGTAGTTGGATAATCAACGCACCAATCGGTAACAAAATTAATCTGACGTTCTCTCATTTCAATTTGGAAGGAACCGGTGAAAACGATAGCTGTCATTACGATTATCTCGAGATCAAACAAGGCTCTAACAACGTATCCAACAGCGAACTCGGCAAATTTTGTGGCTCGGACAATCTTCCTCCAAAAATTCACTCGTCGGAACATCAagtttttatcaatttctttacCGACGATTATGTCAACAGTAATGGCTTTCGATTGGAATGGGTGGTAGATGGTTGTGGTAAACATTTGACTAGGCCTTCGGATATATTCACCTCTCCTGGTTATCCAATACCGTATTCGCGATCAATCAGATGCGAATGGCTAATCGAAGTCGATTATATGCATAGTATCGAAATCACAATGCATGAT gTCGACATCGAAAGTCAAGAGATTTGTCTGGATAAATCCGTAATTATCTACGGAGGGGAAGATGAAAGTGCACCGAAATTAGTCACTTTATGTCACTCCAATAAGCCGGTTATCTACACCAGTTCCGGTAACAAAATGTTTGTCACGTTCGAAGGGAATCCCTATTACTCTTCTCGCGGTTTTAAAGCGAGCTACAGAAGCGTGCCTCTAAGATGTGGTGGAAGATTTACAATGAATACCGGTGTCATTCATACAACCAATTATCCCCTCAATTATCCGCATAATCAAAATTGCGAGTGGTTGTTGCAAGTTGATAAAAATCACGTGGTGAATGTCACCTTCGAAGACTTTGATATCGAGGATAGCAGAAACTGTAGCGATGATTACGTAAAA atatttGATGGACCAAGCAAAGACGACTACTTGTTGGGTACTCACTGTCGAAATCAGCTTCCTCCCTCTTACGTTTCAACGGGTAACGAAATGTTAATAGTCATGAGAAGCGACAGTATAATATCTGCAAAAGGATTCAAGGCCACATACAAAGCAGCATGCGGTGCTCGTATAATAGTAAAGGACCAAGGTTTCCTCGCAGAATCCAGCAGTAATATATTGAATTGCACTTGGATACTCGTAGCAGAAAATCCTG CCGATCACGTGACAGTAACGTTCACGCATATGGATCTCAACTTGGTACAATTAGGTATAATGACGCCTCAAGAAAACCAGTGTTTCGTAGATTATCTCCAGGTAATCGAAGGCGAAGACATGGATGGACCTGTTCTTGGAAAATGGTGCAGTAACAAAATTCCTCCACCTATCACGAGTACTGGGAATGCTCTCACTATTCATCTATACGTAAAATACGGATACAATGATTTCTCCGCTATTTATAGTGTCTTGAATTCTG CTTGCGGCGGAAATTATACGTCTGAACGTGGAACGATCGCATCACCGGGTTATCCTAATCCTTACCCCCTCAATTCCGAGTGCGTTTGGATTTTAAATACTTCGCCTGGGAACAAAATAAGTATAACTTTTAGCGAGTTCAATATTCAGCAAAGTGAGAATTGTGACTTGGATTATCTCGAGATTCGCGAGGAGAGTGGAATCGGTAAACTGATAGGCGTTTTCTGCGGTCaagaaatcgattcgatcaCATCCTCGAGCAAACTCTGGATCAAATTCAAAAGTGATACCGAAAGTGGGGCTAAGGGATTCCTTGCCGATTATAGTTTCTTACCAGGAAACGAACTTTCGGGGACAATCGGTCGAATCACTTCGCCTTTATATCCTCTCTTATACAAAACTGTAGGTACTTATTCGTGGCGAATTACCGTCGAAGTCGGATATGTCATTCGATTggaattgaaagaaatatttttagagaATTTCGATATGAGATGTCACAATTCGTTAAAG ATTTATGATGGTTATAATAACGAAGCATCGATCTTGTTGGAACAATGTTCTCGCGTGGCACCTCCACCATTCGAAACTTCGAGTAACATGGTTTACATCGTTATGAACATTTTTTACAGTGGATTTGGCAATAAATTTGATCTTAACTGGCTTCAAATACCAAAATCTTTCGTCgatgaacaaaaaatgaaggaaattaAAC TCTCGAAATGTAGTAAAGAAGTGGCTTTGACAAACGAGGGCAACAGTAGTTATATGTTCTGGTCTCCTGGTTGGCCACACGGTTATGAAGAAAATCTTGAATGTACATGGATCTTCACTTCGCCTCCAGGAACTCATCTTGTCCTTAGAATAATATCGATGAACTTGGAAGAAACTGTTGATTGCATAGATGATTACGTAGCCGTTTACTCGGGATACGCCATGACTTCAACGGAGAATAGTGTCCTCGAAAAAAGATTGTGTCTCTCCAATGAAACTTGGaacaagataaaaacaaaaaatatcatgaCGGTTAAATTCGTTTCGGACACTTATTTCAATAAGACCGGTTTCAAAGCTCAAGTTTATAGAG AATGCGGTGGTGATTTAACGGGACCAAACGGAGTGAtcgaaatcaataataaaactattataAGTGGATTAAGTATCTGGCGTTTCTCATGCGAATGGATCGTCACCGTAAAACCTGGCAAAACTATACAAGTTAAAATTCATGATTTGTCCACGTTAGAAACACAAAATAACACGTGTGGACATAATTACATTATG TTGAAAAATGGAGGAGACGCGTCTTCTCCTTTACTAGGAACTGGAAAATATTGCAGTGACATAGCACCTGCGCCATTAGAAACGATCGGAAACAAGCTTTACGTTCGAGCTGTTGGTCGTGCTAAAAGTTTAATGTTTAAATTAGCATATAA AGAAATGAGTATGGATTGTGGCGGTGAATTTATCTTATCGAACGAACAGAACGATCTAGAGATCACTACTCCGAATTATCCAAACATTCCACATCCTCATAGCGAATGTATTTGGAAGATCATGGCGGCTAACGGAGAAAgaatttctattcattttataGAGAGATTTGATTTGTCTTTCACTACAAA CTGCGAAAAGGAATATGTTGAAATAAGAGACGGTGGAACAGATAGTTCGCAATCATTAGGACGATTTTGCAAAGACACAGCACCCAGCACTATAACGACGAAAGGAAACAtgatgtacatacatttttatactGATGTACTTGAACCAAAGAATGGTTTTAAAGCTGTCATTACATCTGGAG ATATGTGTGGTGGTATTCTGAGAGGTACGCATGGTGTTCTTACTTCGCCGGATTATCCTCACTCATATCCTAAAAAAGAAGTCTGTGGATGGTGGATAATCGGTCCACAGGATCACACTTTGAAGATTCAATTCCGTGATTTGCATCTTCCAACACGGCGTAATTGTAAAACAGCTGATTATGTAGAAATCTCCGAACAAACTCCTACGAATAAATCAG TAATCGAAGTTCTCGGAACATATTGCGGAACTCAACTGCCGAATGTCATCGAGACAACCTTGAACGAGGCTTTTGTCACTTTCCATAGCGACGATAGAGATTACATCTCTTTTAGAGGCTTTAGCTTAAATTTTACATCCAATCAGGAGG tTTGCGGTGGTGAACTTACCGCATTGAGCGGAATAATAAAGTCACCTGGATATCCAAATGTAATAACACGTTCCAG ATATTGCGATTGGAGAATCAAACTACCATTAGGCTATCAAGTAGTAGTGGATATTATAGATCTTGGTGCGGTTGATAAATCCTTTAGAAACAGTTATACATTATcg tTCTACAATGATTTCCAattcaaaacaaaatttaaaacgTTATTGGATAATACAGATCTATCACAAATTACAAGTAGTAGTAATACACTGATGATCAATTATTGGGCTCCAATTGGTTACAGAGGCTTTAAACTTCGATATTCGGCTGCTGTACCTGCTC CTTGCGGTGGAGTACTTACCAATATACAAGGTGAAATCAAAGCTCCACCTGCTCCCTATAATATGTCCGCGTATTTATGTGTATGGCTGATCAAACCACCGGAGAATTTGATCGATTATGCCAATTACACGGGATTAACTTTGACCCTGAGAGTCACTGGCATTATTAGTGAATGCTACAGCTATACTTCGATTGCTATCAAAG acattGGTAAAATTTGTGGTAACATAACAAAACCGAAATACCTGAGAAGTCCATTGATCGAAAATGAATTGAAA ATATTAAATAGTAGTAGTTCGAATACAAAAGGACTGCAATTTAATGTAACGTATCAATGGCAACCTTGTGGTGGCATTCTCCAAGGCCCATCTCATACTATAACTACTccaaagaatatttcttatccTATAAATTGTGCCTGGCAAGTAAAATATGCGAACATCGGTGAAATGATAAATCTTTCCTTCACTAAATTTGATTTAGTTAGCAATTGCGAAATTGCTTATATTACAGTCAG aaatggCGGTCCGATGTCACCGAAAGTTGGTACTTTCTGTGGAAATATATTACCGGACGATATCCTCAGTAGTTCGAATCAACTATGGATCGAATATTATGCATCAGCAGCACCTAACGAATTCGAGATCAAACTCCAATTGGCCAATCATGGTTGCGGGGGGACTTTACGAGATTTTAGCAGAGAGATTGCTTCGCCTGA ATTCCCGAAACAATATCCAAACAATGCGGAATGCACATGGGAAATAATGGCGGAAAATGGTTATCACATAGGATTGAGCTTCGTAAATCGATTCAATTTGGAGAGTAGTATTAATTGCGAGAAAGATTACATACAG ATATTCGATTGGAAAccaaaacataataatatttatggaaATTGGACCGAATTGGGTAAAGTTTGTGGAAGAGACACACCGCAACCGTTTACTTCTACGACGAATCGAATGAAAGTTATCTTTCGTTCAAACGAAGCCATACGAGCCGATGGTTTTCGCGCAATTTGGAACGAAAATTGTGGTGGTGTCTTTACTGTGACTAAAGAACGAAAGACGATCATATCACCTGGATATCCGAACTACTATCAACCTAACTTAAATTGCAATTATACTCTCATAACCGATACTAACGAAGATATCATCGTACAGTTTCTTGAATTTGAGATCGAACACA TTTGTCGATTCGATAATTTGACCATTATCAGTCAGGAATATCCATTTATGCCTTCGGAAAAAGCAACTTGGTGTGGCAATGATATGCCACCTTTGCAAAGGTCAGCATCTCGAATGGAGATCATTTTCAAAACGGACGTATACATTCAAAGAAATGGCTTTGTATTCGCTTACTTTATAAATA ATTGTGGTGGGTTAATAACCGAACCAACGGAAATAAAACCTTTGATGTATAAGGACAATTATTTTGACAATATAAATTGCACTTGGGTGATCAAAGCTCCGAAGGATAAAAGCATAGTACTTCGATTTGAGAAATTCGTCACGGAATCTATTGAAAG cTGCCATTACGATTACATTGCCGTTTATGAGAGCGAATTAATCGATTCGGATAAATTGATGGGAAAAGTTTGCGGCAATTTAACCCAAACTTTACCCGTCTTCAAAACTGATTCGAATAACATGGTAGTGAGTTTCGTTAGTGATCGTTCGTCGAATTACGGAGGTTTCATTGGAAAG ATCTTCTTCGGTAATAGTCCTGCTGCTGGCTGCGGTGGTACACTGAATCTAAGCAGTGTCGCATCAGTGAGTTTTAGAACTCAGAAAGGTGCAACGTACCAATCGTTCGAAGATTGTCATTGGACGATTTTGACTACAGcaggaaaaaatattagattgaCGTTAAATAGTATGGATATTAGAACCAATCCAAGAAACGATACTGTTACTGAGGACTGCCCCAACGATTATCTCGAA ATTCACGACGGGGCAGGACAATTTGCGGAATTATTGGGTAAATACTGTGGAAACGTACCACCTCCAGTAATAATTACAAGCTCAAACAAAATGTGGATAAGATTCTTCACAGATGGTACCGTCGAAGGAGGCGGAGCAATCGGAACTTTGGAAGCTATAGATT CACCTTGTGGATTGACTTATCGAAAAGTTAATACAACGAAAGCTTACATAACGTCTCCTGGATATCCCAACTCGTACGAACCTGGTATTCGTTGCAGTTGGATTGTGGAGAATTCTAATgaatataacgatataatgtTCATTAGATTATTGGAATTTAATATGACGAATTCGAAAAATTGCGACGATGAATATCTGGCGATCTCAGATTCCGAG aatcgaaaatatatcgatcatGGATTTGGTGAGAATATGATTTTCTCTGGCATGCATTCATATgcaataaatatcgaaatg GGAAGTAATTATGCCTATTCGTCGTACAAATTTTGCGGAGAAGAAAAACCCTTCGAATTTTATAG TACCAGCAAGGAATTCCTTATCCACTTCAAAACAACCTCACGAAGAAAAGGTTTCAAACTTGAATACGGCCTATCTAATTGCAATCGAAATTACACGGCAGATGAAACCCAAGGTCGAATTGTGCATGGTGAATCCGAAAATTGCTGGGTCACGATCACTACCTTGCCAAATCGTACGATCTCTTTGTACTTTAACAACTTCAGAATATACGACGAGGAACAGTGTACAAGTAGTGCTCTGCaa ATTCGCGAAGGAGATTTTAGTGGTAATGTTTTGGCGATACTTTGCGGTTTTGAAACTCCAAGTCCAATTTTCAGTACAGGCAATAAACTCAGTCTACATTCTTGGTCGTCAGGAAATAGCAATTATATGAGCTATGATATAACTTATGTTACCACAGACGCAG gaCGTGGTTGTGGTggtaagatatttaattatggCGGTACTTTCACTTCGCCATTGTACCCagatatttatcgaaataatactGTGTGTGTTTGGGACGTGAGCGTACCTCGAGGATTCAAAATTTTCCTCAAATTCACAGTCTTCGATATTGGCACAAAAAAAACTTGCGAGCGTAACAACgtgaaaatttatgattttattaatggCGGAGAACGTTTATTAAGAAATACTTACTGTGGAGGg gACGATCCAGCGAGATTCGAAgcagaagaaaatagaattctcGTGGAATATACTTCGACAATGAATAACATTGGAACTGGTTGGGTTGCAGTCTTTATGAGCCAATCCATTA CACACCCAATGGAAATACGTGATTGGTGA